The DNA region TCCGGATGGCATCTGACCACCGCCGAATCCTGCACCGCCGGGCTTATCAGCATGACGCTGGCGGCGGTAGAGAGCAGCGGCGACTTTTACACGAGCGGCTTTGTGACCTACAGCGAAAACGCCAAAATCCGCCTGCTGGGGGTGCATCCCGACACGCTGAAGCAGCACACGGCGGTGAGCGAACAGACGGCCAGAGAGATGGTGCAGGGGGCCTGCGCCCGTTCGGGCGAACCAGTGGGATTATCGATTACCGGCTATGCCGGGCCGGACGGCGGAGACGATGGTACCCCGGCGGGTACCATCTGGTTCGGCTGGATGTTGCCGGACGGCACGGATGAGGCGGAGTGCCATCAGTTCAGCGGCGATCCAAAATCCGTGATGGAGCAGGGCACAGAGTTCGCGCTGCAGGGGCTGATCAAACGGTTACGGCGGGCCGCCCGCTAGAGGCGTGCACCGTACCTTTCTGGATTCAGCGGCAGTCGACGATCAGCCGACCCTGCACACGCCCCTCCAGCAGAGCCTGCGCGCCCTCTCTGGCTTCGCTCAGCGGGATCACCCGGCTCAGCCTGCTGAGCCGTTCGCTATCCAGCAGCTCACCGAGGCGCTGCCACGCCTGCTGGCGAAGCGGTTTCGGACACATCACGCTATCGACACCGGCCAGCGTCACGCCACGCAGGATAAAGGGGGCGACGCTGGCTGGCAGGTCGAGCCCCTGGGCCATGCCGCAGGCCGCGACCACGCCGTCCCGCCGCGTGGCGGCCAGGACATTCGCCAGCGTGTGGCTGCCAACGCTGTCGATGGCGGCGGCCCACTGCTCTTTAGCCAGCGGCTTGCCGGGCTGGGATAACGCTTCGCGATCCATCACCGAGGTTGCACCCAGGGTGTCGATTAACCAGCCGTGGTCGCTGGCGCGTCCGCTCGATGCCGTCACCTCATAGCCCAGACGTGCCAGCAGGCTGACGCTATAGCTGCCGACGCCGCCGCTGGCGCCGGTCACCAGCACCGGTCCGCGTTCCGGCGTGATGCCCTGCTTTTCCAGCGCCATCACGCAGAGCATCGCGGTCAGGCCCGCCGTGCCGATAGCCATCGTCTGTAACGGACTCAGCGTGGCGGGCACCTTCACCAGCCAGTCACCGCTGACGCTGGCCTTCTGCGCCAGGCCGCCCCACTGTTTTTCACCGACGCCCCAGCCCGTCAGCAGCGCCACATCATCCTCTTTCCAGTCGGGATGGCGGCTGGCCGTCACCCGGCCAACAAAATCGATACCCGGCACCATCGGAAACTGGCGCACGATTGGGCCTTTATTGCAGATCGCCAGAGCATCTTTGTAGTTGAGGGATGAGTAGCTGACGTCGAGCGTGACATCGTGGTCGGGCAGGTGGGATTCGGGGAGATCTTTCAGCAGGGAATGATAACCCTGTTCGTCATTTTCAATGACCAGTGCCTTGAACATGCCGCCTCCGGCAGAATGGAAAAGAGAGGCTAAGTCTACGCCAGGCTGCCGCGATGCGGTAGGGCAGGCGGGCGCATCCGGACCAGCAGAGCGACTGCCTGGATAATGCGCATTCAGATCCGCGAGACAATAAGTGCATAAATCCGCATATATTTCAGATAATTAATCGAAAGGTGAAAGGTTGGTGGGTGAATTAAACTATATAAATCAATGTGTTAAGCGATGGCGGGGTGGGTGGATAATTCGGCGTTGCGGCTTGTCGGTGCTTAAAAAAGATGACATGATGAGCGCCACTTTTTTGACCCTGCTTCTTCACCATCGAGGACGTCGCCATGTCCGGTTTACCGCGCATCCGCCCGTCTTACCGTTCGCGTTTTCCGGCGCACAGCGGGCTGTTCTCTTTCCCGACATCCCGATTACTGACCATGCGGTGAGTCCGTCAGGCGGTGGCGGTGGAGCATCCTTCACCCGCTGCGTAATGCCTGCCGATCGTTCATTATTCGCCGGGGCTCCGTCCCCATAATTGTGCCGCAGGCACTTCTCCCTGACGTTGGGGATTCGCTATGACTCCACTGAAAATTGCTGCCAGCGCCGCCGTTGCGCCCAGCCTGACCCTGAACACCGCGCGTGATGTCGTGACGCTGGATAACACCGATTTTACCGATGTGGCGGCGGTTGTCGTCTCGCTGGCGGATACCCGCAGCGGGGTACTGGCCCTGCTGCGCCACACCGGCTTCAATCTGCCGGTCTTTGTCGCGAACGCCTTTGAAGAGGAGGTGATGCACCTGCCCGGCGTCAGCGGTGAGCTGAATGGCGAGCCGGAGGCGTGGCAGGCGCTGGAGGCGGCTGCGCAGGCGTATGAAGCGGCGCTGCTGCCGCCGTTCTTTGAGACGCTGAGCCGCTATGTCGATATGCAGAACAGCACCTTTGCCTGTCCCGGTCATCAGGGCGGTGCGTTCTTTAAAAAGCATCCGGCAGGCAAACAGTTCTTCGACTTTTATGGCGAGAACGTTTTCCGTTCGGACATGTGCAATGCCGACGTCAAGCTGGGCGACCTGCTGATCCATGAAGGCTCCGCCAAAGATGCGCAGAAGTATGCCGCGAAGGTGTTTAACGCCGACAAAACCTACTTTGTGCTGAACGGCACCTCCAGCGCCAATAAGGTTGTTACCAATGCGCTGCTGACCCGGGGCGATCTGGTGCTGTTCGACCGCAACAATCACAAGTCGAACCATCATGGTGCGCTGATTCAGGCGGGCGCGACGCCGGTTTATCTGGAAGCGGCGCGTAATCCCTTTGGCTTTATTGGCGGTATCGACGCGCACTGCTTTGATGAGACTTATTTGCGCGAACAGATTGCGGCGGTAGCACCCGCGCGTGCCGGGGAGGCGCGGCCGTTCCGTCTGGCGATTATTCAGCTGGGTACCTATGACGGCACGGTCTACAACGCGCGTCAGGTGGTGGATCGCATCGGCCACCTGTGCGATTACATCCTGTTTGACTCCGCCTGGCTCGGCTATGAGCAGTTTATTCCGCTGATGGAGGGCTGTTCGCCGCTGACGCTGGAGCTGAACGAGAACGATCCCGGCATCTTTGTCACGCAGTCCGTGCACAAGCAGCTGGCCGGTTTTTCGCAGACGTCGCAGATCCATAAAAAGGATAATCACATCCGCGGCCAGCGGCGCTTCTGTCCGCACAAGCGTCTGAACAACGCCTTTATGCTGCACGCGTCCACCAGCCCGTTTTATCCGCTGTTTGCCGCGCTGGATATCAACGCCAGAATGCATCAGGGCGAAGCGGGACGTCGGATGTGGGATGAGTGCGTCAGGCTGGGGATAGATGCGCGCAAGGCGATCCTGGAACGCTGTGACATGATCCTGCCGTTTGTGCCGGAGAAGGTGGCGGGAGCGCGCTGGCAGGATGCTCCGACGGAGACGATCGCCCGCGATCTGCGCTACTTCAGCTTTGAACCGCAGGAAAAGTGGCACGGTTTTGCCGGTTATGCACGCGATCAGTATCGGGTCGATCCCTGTAAGCTCCTGCTGACCACGCCGGGCATCGACGCGGTCAGCGGTGAGTATAGTGAGTTTGGTATACCGGCGACGATCCTGGCGAACTACCTGCGTGAGAACGGCATCGTGCCGGAGAAGTGCGATCTCAACTCGATCCTGTTCCTGCTGACGCCCGCAGAGAGTCCGGAGAAGATGGCCAATCTGGTGGCGATGCTGGCGCAGTTTGAGCAGCACGTTAAAGAGGATGCGCCGCTGGCCGAAGTGCTGCCGACCCTCTACCGCAAAAATGCCGGACGCTATGCGGGTTACACCCTGCGGCGTCTCTGTCAGGAGATGCACGATCTCTACGTCAGCCACAATGTGAAGGATCTGCAGCGCCTGATGTTCCGCGCCGCAGAGTTCCCGGCGGTCAGGGTGAATCCACAGGATGCGCATCAGGCCTATATTCGCGGCGAGGTGGAGCTGGTGCCGATAGCCGAGGCAGAAGGGCGAATCGCGGCGGAAGGGGCGC from Pantoea deleyi includes:
- a CDS encoding CinA family protein, which produces MATSLDQTAEQLGKILLASGWHLTTAESCTAGLISMTLAAVESSGDFYTSGFVTYSENAKIRLLGVHPDTLKQHTAVSEQTAREMVQGACARSGEPVGLSITGYAGPDGGDDGTPAGTIWFGWMLPDGTDEAECHQFSGDPKSVMEQGTEFALQGLIKRLRRAAR
- a CDS encoding MDR family oxidoreductase — its product is MFKALVIENDEQGYHSLLKDLPESHLPDHDVTLDVSYSSLNYKDALAICNKGPIVRQFPMVPGIDFVGRVTASRHPDWKEDDVALLTGWGVGEKQWGGLAQKASVSGDWLVKVPATLSPLQTMAIGTAGLTAMLCVMALEKQGITPERGPVLVTGASGGVGSYSVSLLARLGYEVTASSGRASDHGWLIDTLGATSVMDREALSQPGKPLAKEQWAAAIDSVGSHTLANVLAATRRDGVVAACGMAQGLDLPASVAPFILRGVTLAGVDSVMCPKPLRQQAWQRLGELLDSERLSRLSRVIPLSEAREGAQALLEGRVQGRLIVDCR
- a CDS encoding ornithine decarboxylase, producing MTPLKIAASAAVAPSLTLNTARDVVTLDNTDFTDVAAVVVSLADTRSGVLALLRHTGFNLPVFVANAFEEEVMHLPGVSGELNGEPEAWQALEAAAQAYEAALLPPFFETLSRYVDMQNSTFACPGHQGGAFFKKHPAGKQFFDFYGENVFRSDMCNADVKLGDLLIHEGSAKDAQKYAAKVFNADKTYFVLNGTSSANKVVTNALLTRGDLVLFDRNNHKSNHHGALIQAGATPVYLEAARNPFGFIGGIDAHCFDETYLREQIAAVAPARAGEARPFRLAIIQLGTYDGTVYNARQVVDRIGHLCDYILFDSAWLGYEQFIPLMEGCSPLTLELNENDPGIFVTQSVHKQLAGFSQTSQIHKKDNHIRGQRRFCPHKRLNNAFMLHASTSPFYPLFAALDINARMHQGEAGRRMWDECVRLGIDARKAILERCDMILPFVPEKVAGARWQDAPTETIARDLRYFSFEPQEKWHGFAGYARDQYRVDPCKLLLTTPGIDAVSGEYSEFGIPATILANYLRENGIVPEKCDLNSILFLLTPAESPEKMANLVAMLAQFEQHVKEDAPLAEVLPTLYRKNAGRYAGYTLRRLCQEMHDLYVSHNVKDLQRLMFRAAEFPAVRVNPQDAHQAYIRGEVELVPIAEAEGRIAAEGALPYPPGVLCVVPGEIWGGAVQRYFLALEEGLNLLPGFSPELQGVYTEEDDQGRKYLVANMMVEG